The DNA segment ACCGAGTTAGCaggaggggaagagcaggaggcagcacagcaccaggagGGTGGACAGCCTGCCCTGACCTCAGAGATCTGAGCGTTCTCTCAGCTGATGCTGAGCTGCCTGGGAGCTCTGAGCCCGGCTGGGTTTGTGGAGTATTTTGGGCACCTCTTTGGGTGTCAAGGAAAGAGGAAGCTGTCACTAGGGCAATTTGCAGAATGATCTTACTTTTATGAAATTTCTCTCTGGCTGCCAGAGGGGAAAGAAATTTCCATTCCAAATGGCTCAGCTGGTTCCAAGGGGAGTGGGGGACCGTCTGGAGCAGCGGGGAGCCCTGGCCATACCTTCTCGGCGCCATTGCGGGAGGTGTCTGGTTTCACCAGGATGGACGGCGGGGCTGACGCTGGTGGCTTTGGAACTGCCTCGCTCTTCACTGGAGGGTCTTTGGCATCCAGGATCACCGAGCTGCACACGGAGGGGCTTCGACTCTCCCCTCCCCTGACCACAAGCGCTGGTGAAGCCTCGTGGGAGAAGTTTGGCCTCGTTGCCTCGTCTGTGCCGGCTCCGGGAGGGGTGCTGTGTGACGGGGAGCTCACGTGCGGGTAAATCTGGAACTGCTGAGGTCGTCCCGCACCCGTGGGAAGACGCCTGAGCGAGCCCGTGATCTGCACAGGGGTCCCTGACTGCCCCGGCCTCTGCAGGGATCCAGCTGGGAAGCAAGGACCGATGGAAAGGTCAGTCAGCAGGAATCCAAAATGGTACggagagagcagaggggcagagtgaGCAGTGGTTACAACCCTGCACTAATAGGCCCATTCACAAGATGCTGTGGGGCAGTAGCTCCCTCGGATCGCCATGTGCGTCCTCCATCCCCCCAACTCCGCTTAGGCACAGGGACTGTCAGGCAGCAATTTGACCAATTTCGAGTCTAAAACCACTGACAGTGGCCCTTGCCAGGCCACTGcctgtctccagcagcagctctgctgccagtgctgggaatatACCACCTGGTTCCCCAAATACTCCTGAGAATGTATTTCAAAAGGATGTGTAAGGCTTGCATTCTCCCTGGAAAGAATATAACCACTGAGCTCTGCATAAACCTTTGCAAAGAGTTTTGCCGTCATGAGGCAAACTCCCTGGAATTCCCAAAcagccagagctggggacaAGAAGGGGTGTGGGATCATGAACCTCAGCAGCTTGTGTCGTCTGGGGGGAATGTGTTCATCTTCtccctcccagagccccccgAGCACTTACTCTTCCTGGTACTGCCACGGCTGCGCCGCAGTGGTGTTGGTCCCATCGTGTTCCTCCCTGGAGAGGGGATagggatgggcagcagcacCGGCTTCAGGGCTCTGCTTTGCCTCGGGCCATTTTCAGAGATGCTCCCTTGGGAGGAGAGCGAGGAGGTCGACAGTGTCCATGAAGTGTACAGGGAAGGCATCTTTGAGTCAGAGAGACTAGACTTCCTGTTGGAATAGGAAAAGAAGGGTGAGAGCTGCCAGGTGCCATCCCAGCTGGTGAGGGACCCCAGCCCTTGTCAgaactgtgggggtcccttgCTGTGGTTTCTCTGTGGGAACAAGAAGACCACAGATACTACATGTTacccccttccctttccaagtgtttctgttttgtgtAAAGAAAACCAGACCTCAAGAGGGGAGCGACGTAGTTGCTGGGGAAGATGCCGACTCTGCCCGTGACAAGGGACATGCCCCGCGACCAGCCATCTTGGTCCTTCCCAAAGACACGGACCCCTTCTcccttctgcagctccagctcgTCTGGTCCATGAGCTGCATAGGAGTGAAGAGCCACGCACCTGGGGAGACAGGGTGTGAGGGGAGGCAGACAGGGTGTGAGAGGAGGCCCCATGCAGGTGGCTGGAGCATCCTGGAACTCCGGGGTCTTACTGACCCTTGTGTAACAGCAGTAAAAGAAAATGGTGTATATTTCAAAACTCTCTCCTATTTGTTCTTTTAAGAACTTTATTTTGTCTCCAGTGTAACACGCTTTAATgcactgttggttttttttcaagggGAATGTGATCTGCTCCCAAGTATCAATGAATTGCAGCCCAATACAGCAATTATAGGGTGTTATTTACAAAATAGAAACAACAGACTAGTTGTCTGGACAGTCAGGGAGTATCCCAGAACTTTTAGAAAGGTTACTCTCTGCCTGTTATTCAGCACAAGCACCTGAAGGTTTGACCTACAGGGCCAGTCTGTATAAGATGCTGCTCCCTCGGGGACTGGCACAGGCCAAGTGGGTTAAGGTGTTCTTGTTCTGCAGCCATGCATTGCTATACAGGAGTCACCTCAAAGGGAGGACCTGCAGGTGCTTGTCTGATACTGCAGGCTTGAAAAATGAGCTGTACAAACCAGGCAGCTGGTGGGACACTCTAATACCTTCCTCGttctgcaaattattttaagatCTTAGGAGTTCTCCTGTCCTTGGCATTAAGTGTGTGCAGGAGTCTTGGCTGACCTATGATGATGTGTGTACATGCCCAGCTGTGGGTGATGCTCGTGGGCACCAGTGTTCCCACAGCCTGGCTTGGCACTGGGGGTGCTGAGTGCTATGTAAACAGTGTGCTGTGATGCTCTTGTTATTTTAGGTGCATTACTACAGTGCCAGGCTGGTGAATCTTATCTCGAGGAAAACAAATTATCACAGCGTGTTATCTGCAAATTTTAACTCTGGGAAAGTTTTCGGAAATCGGATTGTTCAAAACTCCAGTGGCcatgaatgttttaaaataaataacaagaGGCACTTGAGGAGTGATTAGTTTCTttacacttgaaaaaaatttaaaatgtattgttCACAAACAGGCAGAACTGTTTATCCACAAGTACTGCAGTGAGGCAATAAGGGGTAGGGATGGTTCACCTGTTGGGAATAGAACAAGCCAGCTGTGATACCAAGTTTCTGCTACCTTCTACTAAAACCAGCCAGGTACATTCCTATGTGGATCTGCATTTGGATCTGAGCAGTGCTCTGGTGTGCCTGCACCTCTCAGATGACAGGAGCAAGGTCAGGGAGAAGGTACAGGAAACTAcaccctccccttcccccagaagtatttaattttcctcACGTACAGGTAAGCTGGCCCGTGGTGCTGCAGATGGGGGAGAGTGACGATGGCTGCTGAGGGTCCCAGTGGTCCTGGTGCAGGGTAGTAAGAGGTGCTGACCTGTggtagaaagaaaacaaagaaacaaggTATTAATGTGCTTATTGGCTTCTTTTAACCTACTGGAGGAACAGCTAAAAATATTTGACTAGCTTCACCCAACCTTCAAGTAAAACATCAAAGATGTTTCAAGAAATGGAAGTTTGTAGCATTTGACTTAAAAATCCACCAGGCAGTTAGAGGAAGACCCAGAATCTCtgaggttagaaaagacctccaagatcattgagtccaacctgtgactgattgccaccttgtcaaccagaccagaggacagagtgccacatccagtcagttcttgaacacttccacgGATGGTGAATCCACTACCTCTGTGGGcaagcctgttccaatgccgGACAACcctttcactgaagaaattcctcctaatgtccTACCTGAACCTCCCTGGGGACAGCTCGAGGccctttcctcttgtcctgtcattatttgcctgggaaaagagcccaatccccacctggctacagccttCTTTCAGTTATAGAGAGCAAAAAGGactcccttgagcctcctttttccTAGGCTGAGCCCCTTCAGAATCCTCAGCTGCTCAAATCATGGTCCTTCCATATGAAGACACTTCCTAAGCCATGGCTTGGTTGGATTGATGGTGCTCACCCCATCCTTTAAGAACAGAGCTTTTGGGGACAGAAAAGCTGGGGTGTGGGGAGGGTCTGGGAGCAGTGATGGAACAGGGTAATCTTAACCCAACAGCTGTGAATTCCAGGAGTCACATCTGAGGCCTAAACCTGTGTCTGCTGCTAATTCCACAGAAGTGAGTTCTCACTTCAGTGGGGAGATGCTCTCCTCTCATTTAGTGTTCTCTTATCCCTCTTCACATGGCTCTGAGCAAGATGAGTGCCTTTGATCATTCATGGTCTCTTGTGCTGCTTCAGGAACTAAGAGGAGTTTGGGAAAATGGCATTTCAAGCCCAGGCTTTAAACCAGGAGGAGGCCATCGCGTCTGCCAGGTGAGGACTAGTGTGATCACTGCTGTTTCACTTATTTGGCTTCAGCTGGAAGTTATTGGCATTGCCTGAACCCTAAATAATACAGTCCTTGTCCCAGTGATCTTTAATGGCTATGACTAAAGCCATTTACCACGTCTGTGGTGTCCCAGGAGCCCCATGGGCCTGAgtgtggggcaggcagggagcagtggtTGGCTGCATGGGCAGAGACCCCTTGCTCAGGGTTGTGTGTGGTTGGGGTGGGCCTTTCCCCACTGTCACTTTGCACCTGTGGAGTGGTAGCAGCCACCATAATGTACCCCCTGTGCTCTCATAGGGGTCTTTGGTTTTCCAGGAGGAACTGCTGccctgtttctgctgctgctgtaacTGTGCCTTGCACATGCTGTGCCAGACCTGCTGTCGCCTGCCAAGGATGAGAGGATGACTCCTTGTCCCTGTTGTGCCAGCGAGTGTGCTGGGCTgttccccagccctgtcccaccttGCCCTGAAGCTTAGGTGACATCCCCACTCTGAGGGGGTCTCTGAGGTAACGAGTAGGCGATTGGGCATCCTCTGCCCCATGTCCTGCTGAGTTTCCTTCCAGAACCCCCAACCCAGAACCTGCTTGTGGGCTGTTCCCATTCTTCTTCTGAGCTTGATTTTGTGTTCCTTGTGCtcactgggctctgcagggagcctAAGAGGGTCCCAGCTACTGAACCCATGGGTCTGTGCCAACCAGACACACTCCAACTCGTCCCTTTGGCTTCTGCCTTTGCTCTTCTGGTTGTCactggtgctggcagcacagcacccCTTGGGGTGGGGGCAGTGAGGGAGCActcagtgctgctccagcctctttGAACAGCGTGGATCAGCAGCATGGAGGGAGGATGTCAGTGGGCAGTCTGGCATCCTTGGGATGCTCTTCTGCTGAGCTGTTCCTTCTGCAGCACAAAATGTGCCCTGGGGTGAACTGCTGCTGGCAACAGCTCATTTCTGTTTGGAATCCAGTGCTGCGCACACTAGAAGGTGACAGCCATGGTGGTGGCATgactgtgctgtggctgtgccatgctgtgccacGGCTGGGCTGTGCTGCGTGGTGGCAGGACCATGGCTGCTGTCAGGGGGAACAGAGCTCCCAGCAAGGCAGGACAGTGGCAGCAGCATCCCGGGAAGCTCAGGGCAGCGGAACgttgctgggctgggctgtggccgCCAGTTGTGCTCTCCAGCAATGACCACAGGATCTTTAATGATGCAAACTGGGGCTTTAATCTCATGTTCATTTCAAATCTAATTTCTAGTGGTCAAGTCTGTAACGCGGTGCTGAAGCACTGGCTTGGCAAGGAcctagggaaaaagaaaagtgactCACCAACTCTGGTGCTCTACAGTAAATTAAGTTAATTAAAACACCCCAGCAATTCCAGCTTCTGTCTTGGACCTGGAGTGGCAGGTCAGCTTCAAACTGTCTCTGCATTCCTCATTTTCTAGTCCAGGCATGGTCAGACCAGATGCTCATAACATTGATTTGAAACTATAATTCTACTTTAATAATTAGCATAATCAAAATGTTTGAAATGTTGGGATTTGGAGTTTGTTTTTGCTGCATTGAAGATAAATGACAGCCTTTTGCTGGTTTTCCTGATGAAACTGTGTTAAGCATCCCCTCCTGGCTGAAAAGCTCCAAGTTTTTCATCTGTGTGTTTGCCTCTGCCTCGGAGCAGCTGTCCTTTAGCCTCCTCAAAGCTGCCTTTGCATTtgcaacagaaaggaaaaaagattgaATGAAACATTTTCCAACCATGTATAACTGGTTTTGGCATTTGCTTTTGGTGATCTCCTGTGAGTACCTTGCAAGCCCTTGTAAGTACAAAGGGTTTAATTCCCTGCCTCTCCTGGAATCTCTCTTACTCCATATCCCATTGTAGTGTGTCACCAACAtgatttccagctctgctgacaCAGGCAAGTCCCTGCTGAGAGTATCCATGCAGCGCCTTGTGGGAGGGAGGCCTTCTCCATCCCATCACGGGGGTGTTGGAACTCTCAGTGATCCTGGATGTTGGGTCGTGCAAGTTCCACATCATAAGTACACAGAAAAGCCAAATATACTGGAGGGCAGTTGTGGGGTTTATCAGCTCCATTCATGGAGTGGCaaaggggagcagcagctctcagaCAGATGTTCCCTGCCCCAAGGACTGCTGGTCCCAGGGAATAAGCTCAGTTGTGACTGGGAAGAGATTCCCGTGGTCGAGCGGGTGGGCGTGGGCGGCAGCGCCCCACTGCCCTCACCCCACAGCCTCTTGCACAACAGGCACATGCACAGACACGGTGGCCACAGCCCTGCAAACTGGTTCTGGCTCCATCTGAGCCCAGCTTGGCACCGCCaaggggaaggaagagctggaggagaagggccagggcagtgccggTTATTCCCTTTTATGGGCTGAAATGAGACTCACTGCTCCAAGGCAGgcaggtggtgctgggggagctcTGCACAGCCTCTCCTGTTTTGCTTTCCCACCTGTGTGCTGTTGCTGGCTGTGCTTGGGTGCAGCCCTCCTGTTCCCTCGGCCTCTCAGGTATCCTTGCATTGCCTACCTGGTCTTGCAAAAGAATCTCAGCCTTGCAGCTCAGTCACTGCAGCCCAAACCCagagatggaaaggaaaagctgcatcCCGTGCAGCCTCAGGAAGAGTACAGATCCACCTGCAAACCTCTGGGAGCAACACTGCTGCTTGGAAGCAAGGAAATCCCAACCCTTCTAAGGCCAAACCATAACATGTTCTGTCTCTGGCTTTTGTTGTTGGCAGTAGTTCAAACATTTTGAGTAAGATCCCACTGGGGGTGTGAGACATGATACTCTGTCAATTGAATTATGGAACTCTGTAAGGCCTCATTTCTCCTCCATACTCAAGATCTCACATCCTGGCTCTTTGCAGGCTGGTGCTCAGTACTAGGTGGCTGCTGGGTGTTATTGCCCAGACAtgaactgccagggctgggtgatCGCTTTATGAAATGTTGGAACAACCCTGAATAACAAAAATGTCATATAAATCTAAACAACCCCCCCCTTTCTCCCATTTCAGATGATCTGTGAAGATTCTGGACTGAGATCTTTAGTCAGAGTGGGAAGAAGGAATGAGACTCTTCTGCCTCCTAAAATAAAGAGTGGATATATTCCAAAAGGTTGATCTATGTTTATGTCTGAGTTCCCAGGTGAGCATTTCTCAGGATAGTCCCAGGTTTAGGCTGCAGACTGGCATCACTGCTCCCTTACCTGGACAGGGGTGCTGTAGGGGAACTCGGCTTTCTCGCTGCTCTGGGTGGCCACAGTGGGGTTGCTGGAGCTGATGAGCACAGGGGAGCTGATCTCCAGTGCAGGGCGCTCGGTGGGCGCGTGGACCATCCGGTTGAGGGTGTTGAGGGCTGTGGTGATGGAGAACTGCCGCAAGCTCTTCCGCCTGCAGTCGGGCACCTTGGGGAAAGGCGCCGAATCCGCGCCCTTTGCCTTGGGAGACGCCGTTCGCAGGGATGCGCTTTTAAACTGAGGGGACCAGTGGCTTTTGGAGGTCTGCAGGAGCTGCCGGGCGGTGGTGTTTGGCTGGGGGAGACAAAGGGAGACGTGGTGTGATTTCAGAAGTTACATCTCGGACAGCCCCTGactgctctgcttccctttctcaggttggcagcacagctgcaggcagagtTCAGGTGATGTTACAGGTGATCTTTAAAACCTTGGGGCTCAGTCATTTTCCTCATCTGTTGTCAGTGACAAATCTTGGGTGTAAAACTCCTGGTGCAAAGGTGACAGCAAAATCAAATAGGTTTGAAAAACTTGTTGCTGAGACAAGGAGTTACTGAGGCTGAGTGCTCCTTGTGACACGTTCCTTCTCCAAGGCTTTGGCTGGCAGAGGTGCAGGGAAGGATGACTGGCTCTGTCACAGTGCTTAATAACTCTAACTTTGAATTAGAAGGGATGTTTGGgatctccccttccctctctgtgctggtACACGTGGGTGCATCTTGCAGCAGGACACCCAGGTCCTGCAGCTGATGGCAGGGCATGGGCTTGAAGAGGTCCTCACTGATGGTGACTTTCCCCACAGCATTAGACTCACCCAATACCATCTCTGGCAGCCTGAACATTCATGGCTTGATGCTGCTTCCATTGAAAAAATCCTGGCTTGTTAAACATCAGGGTTAATGAGGGAGAGGCAGGCCCTGAGTTTGCATATGGGCAGCGTTCGCACACTATTTCTTGGAAACTGCTGATCAGGGTGTTAATAGCAAAGGGCATGTGGTGACAGTGTTTTTCACCATGATGGGTGCCAGAGGAATTAATCATGATTTACTGCTGACATTAACATATTGCAAAACTTGAAGATTCTCACCCACTTGTGGGAGGGAACGTGCCTGACGCTAGGGATGGACAGGGAGACTGTGGCAGGAGAGGTGCAAGTGGCTCCCAGGCTTTGTCATTTTACTGCAGGGATTGTTCTCACATTTTCCCTCTCCAAAGCAAAGTTTAAAGTCCACAGTGTGTGAGTACATACATGTATGCCATGGCTATCTTGTAAGTTCTCTGTGTGATCAAACTTTAGCTTCAACTGCAAacatttttctgcctctctaAACACCAAGAGATGTGATAAAATGGGGCACAAACTGTGTGTCAGAGCCAGGAGAAGCCTCATGTCTCCCACAGTAGCCCTACATTTGCCTTCTCCAGGATTAATTTCGAATTCCTTGGTGGGTCTATGAGTCCCTAACTAACTTGTGTCTGTTAATGCCAGACTTAAATAAGTCATTACTGAAGCTAAAATGATTTCATTAAATGAAAAGACACTTTACAAAATCTATTAGAGTTTCAAATAAGATGTTTTGCTCATGTCCTCCTATAGAACAGCCACAAAGCAGAGCTTGCTGTAATTATGGGCATTACaagtattaattttatttctaggaATTGGTGCCAGTGCCATATACACCCCACATCTCAAGCTAAACTGCACAACACAATTAATGTCTAGACCAGTGCTAACAAAATTCTGTCAGGGAGAGGGTGGCTGGAAGGtctccagagctgcagcactgggaacGCTGGGAATGCCACCTGCAACATTTTGAGCTGGCCCTGGCTGAGGCAGAGGGGCACCTGCATCCCTCTCTGCATGCCCCTCACCTGGGTGCACCCCCCGTGTGCCTGTGGGGCATTGGGGGTGTTTAACTGCTGGAAGCAGTGTCTGAGGGGGCCTGGGAACCTTCCTGATACCCCAAAGTAGCTCCAGAAGATCTGGGGAATGGCAGAGCACTGTGCAGTCCAGGCAAGCAAACAGCCTCCAGTGCCGTGTCCTGGTGCTGCAGGTGTTACCTTATGGAAGTTTAGGCTGTCCTTGTTTTCCGCCTTGTCCCGACTCCGCAGGTCAAGGCTGTAGAGGGCTCTGCCAAGGGGTGGGGGCAGTGGCAGGTGCTTGATGACTTGCAcggagctggctgggaaaacACCGCTGATCCCATTGACCTCTCCCAGGTACCAGTTCTCGTCCAGCTGCCGGAGCAGCATGATGATGTCCCCCTTGTTGAACCGCAGCTCCCCGGGGTTGTGCCCACGGTAGGTGTACAGGGCCCTGGCTCGTGGCACCTGGGGGGAAAGAAACAGTCCCTGCAATTCATCTGACATAGACAGAATTCCCTAAAAGCATTCATaattactggggaaaaaagtataGGTCTAAGGCTTAAGCATGCATTTATTGGGATTAACTACCCACATCCTGTCTTGATGGGTTTTACTAATGAAGACAAGCTCCCAAATACTTATGCTAAGTTTGTATCAAGATGAAAAGCAGGCTGGACTTGTTTAAGAATATTAAGAAACAGTTAAGGCCTTAAACTAGTCTTCCCATGGGATCTTACTGCCTGCTATAAGGTCTCCTCCTATACAATGTTGGTTTTAATGACTCAGGTGTTTCTATTTCAGAAGGGCTGGAGATCGCAGCCATTATCCAACTGACCTGGT comes from the Pithys albifrons albifrons isolate INPA30051 chromosome 15, PitAlb_v1, whole genome shotgun sequence genome and includes:
- the SH3RF2 gene encoding E3 ubiquitin-protein ligase SH3RF2 isoform X1; the protein is MDDLALLDLLECPVCFEKLDATAKVLPCQHTFCKPCLQRILKSQKELRCPECRTLVLCSIEQLPSNLLLVRLLDGVRCGQNVTRFGSIQRSGVLSSPASIRRIPRGLQLHQHRLATNPRIHMEGVPRARALYTYRGHNPGELRFNKGDIIMLLRQLDENWYLGEVNGISGVFPASSVQVIKHLPLPPPLGRALYSLDLRSRDKAENKDSLNFHKPNTTARQLLQTSKSHWSPQFKSASLRTASPKAKGADSAPFPKVPDCRRKSLRQFSITTALNTLNRMVHAPTERPALEISSPVLISSSNPTVATQSSEKAEFPYSTPVQVSTSYYPAPGPLGPSAAIVTLPHLQHHGPAYLCVALHSYAAHGPDELELQKGEGVRVFGKDQDGWSRGMSLVTGRVGIFPSNYVAPLLRKSSLSDSKMPSLYTSWTLSTSSLSSQGSISENGPRQSRALKPVLLPIPIPSPGRNTMGPTPLRRSRGSTRKTGSLQRPGQSGTPVQITGSLRRLPTGAGRPQQFQIYPHVSSPSHSTPPGAGTDEATRPNFSHEASPALVVRGGESRSPSVCSSVILDAKDPPVKSEAVPKPPASAPPSILVKPDTSRNGAEKQVKTVRFQNHSPPPPKRHSLQPSPCLQRARTEPEVLLPEAGLGPELLVLYSPRLGSSPLYPRRALHPKALSLDLSGQLTFPVKKSYSSISAN
- the SH3RF2 gene encoding E3 ubiquitin-protein ligase SH3RF2 isoform X2; amino-acid sequence: MDDLALLDLLECPVCFEKLDATAKVLPCQHTFCKPCLQRILKSQKELRCPECRTLVLCSIEQLPSNLLLVRLLDGVRCGQNVTRFGSIQRSGVLSSPASIRRIPRGLQLHQHRLATNPRIHMEGVPRARALYTYRGHNPGELRFNKGDIIMLLRQLDENWYLGEVNGISGVFPASSVQVIKHLPLPPPLGRALYSLDLRSRDKAENKDSLNFHKVSTSYYPAPGPLGPSAAIVTLPHLQHHGPAYLCVALHSYAAHGPDELELQKGEGVRVFGKDQDGWSRGMSLVTGRVGIFPSNYVAPLLRKSSLSDSKMPSLYTSWTLSTSSLSSQGSISENGPRQSRALKPVLLPIPIPSPGRNTMGPTPLRRSRGSTRKTGSLQRPGQSGTPVQITGSLRRLPTGAGRPQQFQIYPHVSSPSHSTPPGAGTDEATRPNFSHEASPALVVRGGESRSPSVCSSVILDAKDPPVKSEAVPKPPASAPPSILVKPDTSRNGAEKQVKTVRFQNHSPPPPKRHSLQPSPCLQRARTEPEVLLPEAGLGPELLVLYSPRLGSSPLYPRRALHPKALSLDLSGQLTFPVKKSYSSISAN